A genomic stretch from Arachis stenosperma cultivar V10309 chromosome 3, arast.V10309.gnm1.PFL2, whole genome shotgun sequence includes:
- the LOC130970382 gene encoding snRNA-activating protein complex subunit-like isoform X1, with translation MDLIESSVPEALDCDLSIPRGGPIYVPNMVSPSTTVPQFENSIISELQNLEAELSQDATRISDDDVSVDDLKIFTEDELMDMSLKEVFEGMENNENRPPPSDQSKVGGDEKRSRKKRKGTNTPILESGCIEKVEQVVRIKQRQEEDKESARLHSFNPACKINETLKPGRNERMRSLRSTNYTKKVSAADLQQHIPVTFPEVLLSVEVYHNVRQCVKTQELLVLGKQPLTDLRDKIHCSMDQVMQKAGQYDPSGYFLIEDVFYTDLRDPSAINYAKPILDWLRNSKEEVQKKWEYIISGRLHQKHKAIMGEVSASNLPRFASVEMQKIRFCDLLFRLGAGYLYCHQGDCTHTLVIRDMRLFHTDDVHNRTVYPIVTFQLKTVFKKCSACKIFRATKVTADDKWTPQNPCYFCDECFSLLHFNDDGLPYYNSFLEYDYNHD, from the exons ATGGATTTGATAGAATCTTCAGTTCCAGAAGCACTAGATTGTGATCTCTCAATTCCAAGGGGTGGACCCATTTATGTTCCCAATATGGTCAGCCCCTCCACAACGGTTCCTCAGTTTGAAAACTCTATAATTTCTGAACTTCag AATCTAGAGGCTGAATTATCACAAGATGCCACCCGAATCTCTGATGATGATGTCTC GGTTGATGATCTTAAAATATTTACAGAGGACGAGCTAATGGATATGTCTTTGAAGGAAGTATTTGAG GGTATGGAGAACAATGAAAATCGTCCACCACCTTCAGACCAATCCAAAGTGGG GGGTGATGAAAAGAGGTCAAGGAAAAAACGGAAAGGAACAAATACTCCTATTCTTGAG AGTGGTTGTATAGAAAAGGTGGAGCAAGTTGTGAGAATCAAACAAAGGCAAGAAGAAGACAAGGAATCAGCAAGACTTCATTCATTTAA TCCTGCTTGCAAGATCAATGAAACCCTCAAAccaggcaggaacgaaaggatGAGATCACTTAGGTCCACAAATTATACCAAAAAG GTCAGTGCAGCAGATCTTCAACAACACATACCTGTGACATTTCCTGAAGTTCTTCTATCCGTGGAGGTTTACCATAATGTTCGACAGTGTGTCAAG ACCCAAGAGTTGTTAGTTCTTGGAAAGCAGCCTTTAACTGATTTAAGGGACAAGATCCATTGCTCAATGGACCAGGTGATGCAAAAAGCTGGGCAGTATGATCCTTCTGGATATTTTCTCATTGAA GATGTATTTTACACTGATTTGAGAGACCCATCTGCTATTAATTATGCCAAACCTATACTGGATTGGCTCCGAAACTCAAAGGAGGAGGTGCAAAAAAAATGGGAATATATTATAAGTGGCAGACTACACCAGAAACATAAAGCAATTATGGGTGAAGTATCTGCATCAAACTTGCCTCGCTTTGCATCAGTTGAGATGCAAAAGATACGTTTTTGTGACTTACTATTTCGACTTGGTGCTGGATACCTCTATTGTCACCAG GGCGATTGCACGCATACCTTAGTGATTCGAGACATGAGGTTATTTCATACCGATGATGTGCATAATCGGACGGTTTATCCAATAGTCACCTTTCAACTGAAAACGGTTTTTAAGAAATGCAGTGCTTGCAAAATATTCAGAGCTACAAAGGTAACAGCCGATGACAAATGGACACCACAAAACCCTTGTTACTTTTGTGATGAATGTTTTTCGCTCCTCCACTTCAACGACGATGGCTTGCCATATTATAACAGCTTCCTAGAATATGATTATAATCACGATTAG
- the LOC130969470 gene encoding GRF1-interacting factor 3 produces the protein MQQTPPMMPMMPSFPPANITTEQIQKYLDDNKKLILAILDNQNLGKLAECAQYQAQLQKNLMYLAAIADAQPQTPAMPAQMPPHPMMQPGGYYMQHPQAAAMAQQQGFFAQKMPMQYGNPHQMQDPQQQHLHQQAIQGQMGLRPGGINNGMHPLHGEAGLGGGSSGGQPSTAGPNDARGGSKQDALEAGTAGGDGQGNSAAAHNSGDGESPYLKGSEEAK, from the exons ATGCAGCAGACACCCCCAATGATGCCGATGATGCCTTCCTTCCCACCTGCAAACATTACCACTGAGCAGATTCAGAAG TATCTTGATGACAACAAGAAGCTGATTCTGGCAATTTTGGACAATCAAAATCTTGGAAAACTTGCTGAATGTGCCCA GTACCAAGCTCAGCTTCAAAAGAATTTAATGTATTTAGCTGCAATTGCTGATGCCCAGCCACAAACACCAGCTATGCCTGCACAG ATGCCCCCACACCCTATGATGCAACCAGGAGGATACTATATGCAACACCCTCAGGCTGCAGCGATGGCTCAGCAACAAGGGTTCTTTGCTCAAAAGATGCCAATGCAATATGGTAACCCACATCAAATGCAGGATCCGCAGCAGCAGCATTTGCACCAGCAGGCCATCCAGGGCCAAATGGGACTGAGACCTGGAGGGATAAATAACGGCATGCATCCACTGCATGGCGAGGCTGGTCTTGGAGGTGGCAGCAGTGGTGGCCAACCTTCAACTGCAGGTCCAAATGATGCACGTGGTGGAAGCAAGCAAGATGCCCTGGAAGCTGGGACAGCAGGTGGAGATGGCCAGGGCAATTCGGCTGCTGCTCATAACAGTGGTGATGGTGAATCACCCTATCTGAAGGGATCAGAAGAAGCCAAGTGA
- the LOC130967946 gene encoding uncharacterized protein LOC130967946: MEPGRFDPTYSAELLKHMDKQNEILMEAYRSMLHESQKLQVEEEMLMHKLYEVMSAHGLTKKSDGNSNAVDNVGALTENNYNEAVTHPSSIETRGQQREITPFRYTYRRR; the protein is encoded by the exons aTGGAACCTGGAAGATTTGATCCAACTTACTCTGCAGAGTTATTGAA GCATATGGATAAGCAGAATGAGATCCTTATGGAAGCCTATAGATCAATGCTCCATGAATCGCAAAAACTTCAG GTCGAAGAAGAAATGCTTATGCACAAGCTCTATGAAGTTATGTCAGCTCATGGTCTAACTAAAAAG AGTGATGGCAATTCTAATGCTGTTGATAATGTTGGAGCTTTAACTGAAAATAACTATAACGAAGCTGTTACACACCCCAGCAGTATAGAAACTCGAGGGCAACAAAGGGAAATTACTCCTTTTCGATACACTTATAGGAGGAGATAA
- the LOC130970382 gene encoding snRNA-activating protein complex subunit-like isoform X2, producing MDMSLKEVFEGMENNENRPPPSDQSKVGGDEKRSRKKRKGTNTPILESGCIEKVEQVVRIKQRQEEDKESARLHSFNPACKINETLKPGRNERMRSLRSTNYTKKVSAADLQQHIPVTFPEVLLSVEVYHNVRQCVKTQELLVLGKQPLTDLRDKIHCSMDQVMQKAGQYDPSGYFLIEDVFYTDLRDPSAINYAKPILDWLRNSKEEVQKKWEYIISGRLHQKHKAIMGEVSASNLPRFASVEMQKIRFCDLLFRLGAGYLYCHQGDCTHTLVIRDMRLFHTDDVHNRTVYPIVTFQLKTVFKKCSACKIFRATKVTADDKWTPQNPCYFCDECFSLLHFNDDGLPYYNSFLEYDYNHD from the exons ATGGATATGTCTTTGAAGGAAGTATTTGAG GGTATGGAGAACAATGAAAATCGTCCACCACCTTCAGACCAATCCAAAGTGGG GGGTGATGAAAAGAGGTCAAGGAAAAAACGGAAAGGAACAAATACTCCTATTCTTGAG AGTGGTTGTATAGAAAAGGTGGAGCAAGTTGTGAGAATCAAACAAAGGCAAGAAGAAGACAAGGAATCAGCAAGACTTCATTCATTTAA TCCTGCTTGCAAGATCAATGAAACCCTCAAAccaggcaggaacgaaaggatGAGATCACTTAGGTCCACAAATTATACCAAAAAG GTCAGTGCAGCAGATCTTCAACAACACATACCTGTGACATTTCCTGAAGTTCTTCTATCCGTGGAGGTTTACCATAATGTTCGACAGTGTGTCAAG ACCCAAGAGTTGTTAGTTCTTGGAAAGCAGCCTTTAACTGATTTAAGGGACAAGATCCATTGCTCAATGGACCAGGTGATGCAAAAAGCTGGGCAGTATGATCCTTCTGGATATTTTCTCATTGAA GATGTATTTTACACTGATTTGAGAGACCCATCTGCTATTAATTATGCCAAACCTATACTGGATTGGCTCCGAAACTCAAAGGAGGAGGTGCAAAAAAAATGGGAATATATTATAAGTGGCAGACTACACCAGAAACATAAAGCAATTATGGGTGAAGTATCTGCATCAAACTTGCCTCGCTTTGCATCAGTTGAGATGCAAAAGATACGTTTTTGTGACTTACTATTTCGACTTGGTGCTGGATACCTCTATTGTCACCAG GGCGATTGCACGCATACCTTAGTGATTCGAGACATGAGGTTATTTCATACCGATGATGTGCATAATCGGACGGTTTATCCAATAGTCACCTTTCAACTGAAAACGGTTTTTAAGAAATGCAGTGCTTGCAAAATATTCAGAGCTACAAAGGTAACAGCCGATGACAAATGGACACCACAAAACCCTTGTTACTTTTGTGATGAATGTTTTTCGCTCCTCCACTTCAACGACGATGGCTTGCCATATTATAACAGCTTCCTAGAATATGATTATAATCACGATTAG